The Planktothrix agardhii NIES-204 genomic interval TAGAAATCGTTTGAGCATGATATAAATTAAGCGGAATAAAGTAGTTACAGCTACGCTAAATACAGCCACAATTAAAGGGACTATTATTAATAGGTTATCAAAATCATTAAATTTATTAAATGTTAATAAAATAAAGTATAAAACTCCTATAGATATTAACGGGATAATGATAAAATCTAACCCGACTTCAATCCAACGGTGATATAGGGCAAATATTAATCCCGTGACCCCGACTAAACCAATGATTAATAAAAAAATAGGGGAGAAATCCAATTCAAATTCCTTAAATATAGCAAATCCTAAACTAGCAAAAACCCCAACTTCAAACCCAACAAAGGCGGCATTAGATAACAATTCCAAGGTAGAAAAAGGACGAGTTATTGTTAAAGGTTGAACGGAAGTTACAGAAGGAGAAAGGGGAGGAGAAGGGAGTGGAGGAGGTTGGGGAATGGGTTGAATTTGGGGAGAGTTTAAGGCGGTTAAAACTTGAGTAGCGGAACCAAAGCGATCGCTAGGTGTAGGTAATAACATTTTATCTAAAATATTAGCTAATTCATCGGAAACCCCAACAAATTGTTTCCAGTTCCATTGATTACTATAACTATCAAATAGCTCTTGGGGTTCTTTTGCTGTTAATAAGACAAGACAAGTCACCGCTAACGCATATAAATCCGTCGAAGGAAAGACAGTATAACCTCGCATTTGTTCAGGGGGTGCAAACCCCAGGGAATAAATTCCAGTTGATGTTCCCCCTGGACTTTGGGTGACTTGTTTAACTGCACCAAAATCTAATAAATGTAAAATTCCTTGGCGATCGCGCATAATATTAGAAGGTTTAATATCACGGTGAATCACATCATGATCATGAACAAATTCTAGGATTTTAAGAATTTCCTGTAGCACTTCTCGGACTTCCGCTTCCGAAAATTGTCCCTTTGAATTTATTTCTGCTTCTAAATTTTCGCCATTAATATACTCTTGAACAATATAAAAAAATTGTTCCGTTTTTGATGTTCGCCATCCGGGTGCTTCTAAAGGAAAATAGGCAAATAAATCGGGAATTTGGGGATGCTTATTACCTAATTGTTCCAAAACATGAGCTTCTCTTTCAAATAAAATCTGAGCCGTTGCTAATTGTTGAGGGTTTAAATCAGATGAGGGTTTAAATTGTTTAACTACACAATATTTAAAGGTAGGAGAACGGCGATCTTTAGCTAAATAGGCTGTCCCAAATCCCCCTTGTCCTAATAATATTTCCGGTAGATAACGACCATCTAAAATTAAAGGCATTCCGCAGGTGGTACAGAATTTTTGCTGTACTGTTTTGAGGGTCATTTGATCATCTAAATCCGTAAAATTATTGCGATCAGCCCCCAGACAGCCCGGACGAGTACAGTAAATTTTCATATTGTTACTGCCGATAAAAAATTAAAAACGCAGGTTGTAACATTTTAATACTGATATGAAACAGTCAGAAGTATTATCCGGTGTTCCGGTGTTCCGGTGTTCCCTATTCCCTATTCCCTTTTGATCAAGACAACTCAAATAAGATTGCTATAGGTCTTGAGTTTATTCAAAATCCGTAGGAGAAACAAACGTCTCAATGTTAATCAATTTTTTAGAAGAATTTGAGGAAAAACTATGGGTGTTTAATGTCCAATTTTGAGCCGTAAACAAGGGTAAGATATCTCGAATAAAAGCCTCAGATGCCTTGGACTGATAGCGATGGTGGTTAACAATGACTGAAAGCATTCGTTTAACCACAATATCTTCAATCACCATGCGGTGTAAAACTTTCATTTCTAATTCTTTTTCAATGGCTGAAGTCGAAACAAAAGCAGCCCCTAATCCGGCTTGTACCGTATTTTTAATCGCTTCAATAGAATTTAACTCCATTTCAACTTTTAAACAGCGTGGATCAATCTCGGCACGGGTTAAAACTTGATCAATGACTTTGCGAATAGTAGACTGAGAATCTAAAGCCACAAATTCCAATTGATATAAGTCTTCTTTTTGAATTTTATCTAATTTGGCAAAGGGATGGGAAGGGGGAATAATTAAGGCTAATTCATCTTCAATATAGGGTTGAATTGTCAAAGCATCTTGCAATTCCGGCGGCACTTCCCCGCCAACAATTGCTAAATCAATTTGTCCATTTGCCACACTCCAAGCGGTGCGTCGAGTCGAATGAACGTGCAGTTGCACCGCGACATCGGGATATTTTTCTCGAAATAAACCAATCATTCGAGGGAGTAAATAGGTTCCGGTAGTTTGAGAAGCCCCGACAATTAAAGTTCCCCCTTGCAGATTTTGTAAATCCTCAATAGCGCGGCAGGTTTCCTGACATAAACTCAAGATTTTTTCGCCATAATTTAATAAAAGATGTCCAGCTTCTGTTAATTTAGCTCTGCGTCCTCCTCGATCAAATAAAGGAACATTTAACTGTCGTTCTAAATTTTGGACTTGTAAACTAATAGCGGGCTGGGAAACATATAAACTATCCGCCGCCCGCTTAAAACTTCCCTCAGCCGCGATCGCTTTGAGAATGCGTAATTGATCTAAAGTAAAAGGAACATCTGTCATTGTGAGAGTGGGTAAAGAATTGAACAAAAATAGAATCAAAAATCAGTCAGAAAGGGTAAAAAACAACCCAGTGAAATCAATCTGATAAAGGTAAAGCCGTATATTCAGTTGGGTATTGAACATCTATACTATGTTTGTTAAAATCGGGGCTGGCAAACTTGGGTAAAATTTCATTAGTAAATGCCTCGGCTGCCTTGGATCGATAGCGATTCGGATTATAAATCACTGATAATGTCCGTTTGGCAATCACCTGATCAATTTTAACCCGTTTGATTACCCCCATTTGTAACTCTTTTTCAATGGCAGATATAGAAACAAACGCGACTCCCAACCCCGATTGAACTGCATTTTTTATCGCTTCACTCGAACTGAGTTCCATTTCTAATTGCAGATGGGTGGTATCAATTCCACAACGGGTTAAAACTTGATCAATGACTTTCCGAATCGTTGATTGAGCATCCAAACTAATAAATTTTAAGGAGTATAAATCCTCTTTTAGAATCGTTTCTTGTTGACTAAATTCATGGGAAGTAGGAACAATTAACGCCAGTTCATCCTCCGCATAGGGAACAATTTCTAAAGCTGACATCAATTCCGGGGCAATTTCTCCCCCCACAATAGCTAAGTCAATTTGTCCATTCACCACACTCCAAGCGGTGCGCCGGGTCGAATGAACGTGCAACTGTACCGAAACATCGGGGTATTTTTCTCGAAATAACCCGATCATCCTTGGTAACATATATGTCCCGGTGGTTTGAGACGCCCCAATAATTAAAGTTCCTCCCCGCAAATTTTGTAAATCTTCAATGGCGCGGCAAGTTTCTTGGCACAGGGACAAAATTTTATCCCCATAACTCAGGAGTAAATGACCCGCTTCCGTGAGTTGGGCACGACGTCCTCCTCGGTCAAACAGTGGCACGTTTAACTGTCGCTCCAGGTTTTGTACCTGGAGACTCACGGCAGGTTGGGAGACATAAAGACTATCAGCAGCGCGTTTGAAGCTACCTTCAGCCGCGATCGCTTTCAGGATGCGTAACTGATCTAAAGTAAATGGAACGTCAGACATATTCCTCAACCTCGGTAAAATAAGGAAGCGTGATGACTTTTAGGATGGGGGATCAAGTTCTTTCAGCATACTGCAACCATGAAGGGTAATTGAAATTAAGTTTATTATTAATGGAGAAAAGGTCAAAATGTCTGAGTATTGGCTAACATCTAGCCATTTTGTGATGTTGGGTTTAATTTTAGGGTTTGCGATCGCCCATAGTGGGTTAGCAGCCCTACGACCCTGGGGAGAATCAAAAATTGGGGCGAGGGCTTATCGAGTTTTATTTGCTTTGGTGAGTATCCCCTTTGCCACAGTTCTAATTATCTACTTTTTTAATCATCGTTACGATGGATTACAACTTTGGATGGTACAGGATCGGGTTGTTGTTAAACCCATGGTTTGGATTTTATCAGCAATTTCATTTGTTTTTCTCTATCCAGCCACGTTTAATTTGTTAGAAATTGCCGCCATTCAAAAACCGGAAGTCCATCTCTATGAAACCGGAATTATCCGTATTACCAGACATCCGCAAATGGTGGGTCAAGTAATTTGGTGTGTGGGTCATACCCTGTGGTTGGGGACAAGTTTCACCCTGTTAACCTCCCTGGGGTTGATCTTGCATCACTTATTTGCCGTTTGGCATGGCGATCGCCGTTTGTTGGCCCGTTATGGCAAATCCTTTGAAACCGTGAGATCTCGCACCTCAGTAATTCCATTTTTAGCGATCGCCCAAGGTCGCCAAACCCTTGAATTAAAAGAGTTTTTCCGATGGTCTTATTTAGGAGTCAGTATTTTTATCCTGTTACTCTGGGAAATTCATCCCTTATTAATGCGTGCAACAGGTAACATAGACTGGTAGCATAATCTCAAGGATATAAAAACAGTGATTAATAAAATTTGAGAAATGATGCTATTGTCAGTCAATGAGCAGATGTTTACTCAAGAAGTTCTGAAATCTTCTTCTCCGGTTTTAGTACATTTTTGGGCGCCTTGGTGTGGACTGTGTAAGCTGATTATGCCTCAACTTTGTCAATTCCAGCAGGACTGGCGAGGCACAATTAAAGTGGTTGGTGTGAATGCAGATCAAAGTTTAAAGTTAGCGAATACCTATCGCCTCCAAACTTTACCAACATTAATTATTTTTGATCGAGGTCAAGTTTTATATCGGCTCGAACATTTTCAAGGTCGAGAAGATTTACGACGTCGCCTTGATAGTTTTATGGTTAGTGATCTGAATTATCAACAAATTCGTCAAGCTCAAGAAGTTTTGCCCTTAGAAGTTTGACGGACTCCGAGATTAATTTTTTTCGATTCCCAAGCTAGAGCTTGGGAATGCTTTTTTTCAGGCTTAAAAGGTTATTCCTGTTTTTCTTGAAGTTTGCAAGTAGGGGATGGGGGTGTATTTTTGATTCAGTCTTCGACAACAATAGTAATTATTGGTGGAGTATCAATAATATTATTGTCTGGAGCTTTTTCCTGACTGAGTTGGCTTTTTATCTTAAGTTTCAAAGAGTCTGTAACCGGTAAAATATCAATTTCTTTGAGCAAATTGTCTAAAATTTCAGTTTTGCTCCGCTCTACATAAAAGGTGGCAAGAATGATCTCGATTCCATAGCCGGTTAAACTATCTCCGATCACACCAATTGAGCCAGACAAAGCGGTGGCGAGAGTAACTATCAGTCCCGTACCACCAAATGTGGTAAATGTAGCTGCCAGGAGGATACCAGGCAAGCTGAGAGAGGCAAACTTTTTAGCGATTTCGTCAAGAGAAATTCCCATCGACACCAGTTGTTTAGAAATTTCCTCTGGAGAAACTCCTAGATCGCTTAGTTGTTTATTGATTTCGTCCATTGATTTACAACTTTCCCAAATTTTAGTAAATTTTGTGGTTCGATCTTAACTGGATCACAGTATACCGGATTGGGTAATTGTAATCAAACGTTATACTTTTGCCGATGGGTTGAAAGATGTTGACAGCGGCGTTAATATCTCGATCATGAGAAATGCCAATGGTCCTCTTTTGTCACTGGCCTTTAATCTGGATGGCAAAAAAAGCGAGGACAATCCTTAGCAGATGCCAGAAATGCTACTACTCGCCAGGTGGCCAAGATGGTATTCGAGAAACTTTATCGAGAATGGAATAGGTAATTAATCACCCCCCGTTGCTAGAATGGGGGGGTTATCAATCAACTATGCAAAATAGTACAGAATCAAGCTATTACAGTGAATGATCAAAATTTGATTGAAAAAGCACTTTTACTGAAAGTGAAACGACTCACTTCAGCCCGGGGACAACTGGTTCTCCCTTGTGCGCCAGCTTTGATCGATGAATATATGACTCAGTTTAACGCTCTGCTGGCGGCGTTGGGACAGAACTTTACCCCGGAGGAAATGAATGGGTTACGTCAACTTGTCGAACGCAAACTGCATGAAGGATATCAGGCTTCACCCCATGCCCGTTTAATCTTTAGATATGAACCCCCCGAACCCACTCAAGGCTTAACCAGTGGTTTAAAACTAACCGTAACCACCGAAGTCGCCTCTTTAGAAAACAAATATCAACGCTGGTTAACCACCCGCGAGGGGCCATTGTTCGGAGCCCATCCCGATACTAAATTAATGGCCGTGGTGTCCGAATTTCCTGACCCAGCCCGAACTCCGATTTTAGATGTGGGGGCGGGGGTGGGCCGTAATACCTTACCTTTAGCCCGCAAAGGACATCCGGTGGATGC includes:
- a CDS encoding NnrU, which gives rise to MSEYWLTSSHFVMLGLILGFAIAHSGLAALRPWGESKIGARAYRVLFALVSIPFATVLIIYFFNHRYDGLQLWMVQDRVVVKPMVWILSAISFVFLYPATFNLLEIAAIQKPEVHLYETGIIRITRHPQMVGQVIWCVGHTLWLGTSFTLLTSLGLILHHLFAVWHGDRRLLARYGKSFETVRSRTSVIPFLAIAQGRQTLELKEFFRWSYLGVSIFILLLWEIHPLLMRATGNIDW
- a CDS encoding serine/threonine protein kinase, whose translation is MKIYCTRPGCLGADRNNFTDLDDQMTLKTVQQKFCTTCGMPLILDGRYLPEILLGQGGFGTAYLAKDRRSPTFKYCVVKQFKPSSDLNPQQLATAQILFEREAHVLEQLGNKHPQIPDLFAYFPLEAPGWRTSKTEQFFYIVQEYINGENLEAEINSKGQFSEAEVREVLQEILKILEFVHDHDVIHRDIKPSNIMRDRQGILHLLDFGAVKQVTQSPGGTSTGIYSLGFAPPEQMRGYTVFPSTDLYALAVTCLVLLTAKEPQELFDSYSNQWNWKQFVGVSDELANILDKMLLPTPSDRFGSATQVLTALNSPQIQPIPQPPPLPSPPLSPSVTSVQPLTITRPFSTLELLSNAAFVGFEVGVFASLGFAIFKEFELDFSPIFLLIIGLVGVTGLIFALYHRWIEVGLDFIIIPLISIGVLYFILLTFNKFNDFDNLLIIVPLIVAVFSVAVTTLFRLIYIMLKRFL
- a CDS encoding LysR family transcriptional regulator yields the protein MTDVPFTLDQLRILKAIAAEGSFKRAADSLYVSQPAISLQVQNLERQLNVPLFDRGGRRAKLTEAGHLLLNYGEKILSLCQETCRAIEDLQNLQGGTLIVGASQTTGTYLLPRMIGLFREKYPDVAVQLHVHSTRRTAWSVANGQIDLAIVGGEVPPELQDALTIQPYIEDELALIIPPSHPFAKLDKIQKEDLYQLEFVALDSQSTIRKVIDQVLTRAEIDPRCLKVEMELNSIEAIKNTVQAGLGAAFVSTSAIEKELEMKVLHRMVIEDIVVKRMLSVIVNHHRYQSKASEAFIRDILPLFTAQNWTLNTHSFSSNSSKKLINIETFVSPTDFE
- a CDS encoding LysR family transcriptional regulator encodes the protein MSDVPFTLDQLRILKAIAAEGSFKRAADSLYVSQPAVSLQVQNLERQLNVPLFDRGGRRAQLTEAGHLLLSYGDKILSLCQETCRAIEDLQNLRGGTLIIGASQTTGTYMLPRMIGLFREKYPDVSVQLHVHSTRRTAWSVVNGQIDLAIVGGEIAPELMSALEIVPYAEDELALIVPTSHEFSQQETILKEDLYSLKFISLDAQSTIRKVIDQVLTRCGIDTTHLQLEMELSSSEAIKNAVQSGLGVAFVSISAIEKELQMGVIKRVKIDQVIAKRTLSVIYNPNRYRSKAAEAFTNEILPKFASPDFNKHSIDVQYPTEYTALPLSD
- the trxM2 gene encoding thioredoxin M, translated to MMLLSVNEQMFTQEVLKSSSPVLVHFWAPWCGLCKLIMPQLCQFQQDWRGTIKVVGVNADQSLKLANTYRLQTLPTLIIFDRGQVLYRLEHFQGREDLRRRLDSFMVSDLNYQQIRQAQEVLPLEV